From a single Nothobranchius furzeri strain GRZ-AD chromosome 9, NfurGRZ-RIMD1, whole genome shotgun sequence genomic region:
- the LOC107381326 gene encoding fibulin-7 encodes MFASAVNVIAFVCFCSLHLTFGEDCPVRQEIQGSLKQVQKLLSAHEATYTQSLRNLRKKINLLQSSAGRHTAKHTNTTCPKLDAPMNGRKLGKSHSVGHEVHFLCDLGYELVGAESRVCQESLSWSGQQPTCRDINECLSSPCMNGGTCVDEVNQFSCVCAKGWAGVTCQSPVPTFFITMTNTSAASAATTLPAATTGPHVRPSRCSTVQGTTHCTCEPGYTISGRDSYTCTDIDECEVLHNGPAGRLCLHKCINTPGGYRCSCPAGYNVTTDGRSCKDIDECATRQNNCTKDQMCINTYGGFQCVRVDCPRIAHATYVKTSPMRCERNPCPLDNKACSQTPNSFSYHYLAVVSNLSAPRIMFRVSALRPIGDTLRFTLLGGRQARRHFTLQRSDRQTGQLMLASPVQGPVALEAEVEMSELERRVQLGRYITKITMFVSQYDF; translated from the exons ATGTTTGCATCTGCTGTGAACGTCATCGCCTTTGTGTGCTTCTGTTCACTCCATCTTACTTTTGGAGAG GACTGTCCCGTTAGGCAGGAAATACAAGGTTCTCTGAAACAGGTCCAGAAGCTTTTGTCTGCCCATGAAGCCACCTACACACAGAGTCTTCGCAACCTGAGAAAGAAAATTAATTTACTCCAGAGCAGCGCAGGAAGGCACAcagcaaaacacacaaaca CCACCTGCCCAAAACTGGATGCTCCTATGAATGGGAGAAAGCTTGGTAAATCCCACAGCGTGGGCCATGAGGTCCACTTCCTGTGTGACCTGGGTTATGAACTTGTGGGAGCTGAAAGCAGAGTCTGTCAGGAAAGCCTGAGCTGGAGTGGCCAGCAGCCCACCTGCCGAG acatcaatGAGTGTTTGTCCTCTCCTTGTATGAATGGAGGGACGTGTGTGGACGAGGTGAACCAGTTTTCTTGTGTCTGTGCCAAAGGTTGGGCTGGAGTTACCTGCCAAAGCCCCGTACCCACTT TTTTCATCACCATGACAAACACTTCTGCTGCCTCTGCCGCCACCACCCTACCAGCTGCCACCACTGGGCCTCATGTTCGTCCATCACGCTGCTCCACGGTGCAGGGGACCACCCACTGCACCTGTGAGCCAGGATACACCATCTCTGGCAGAGACAGCTACACCTGCACAG ATATAGATGAATGTGAGGTCCTCCATAATGGACCAGCTGGGAGACTGTGTTTACATAAGTGTATAAACACCCCTGGAGGATACCGCTGCTCCTGTCCTGCTGGGTACAATGTGACAACTGATGGACGCAGCTGCAAAG ATATCGATGAGTGTGCCACCAGGCAAAACAACTGCACAAAGGACCAGATGTGCATAAATACTTATGGTGGGTTCCAGTGTGTTCGTGTCGACTGCCCCAGAATCGCTCACGCTACATATGTCAAGACATCACCCAT GCGGTGTGAGCGTAACCCCTGCCCTCTGGACAACAAAGCCTGTTCTCAGACTCCAAACTCATTTTCCTATCATTACCTGGCTGTTGTATCCAACCTGTCAGCCCCCCGCATCATGTTCAGAGTCTCAGCGTTACGTCCAATAGGGGACACCCTTCGTTTCACTTTACTGGGAGGGAGGCAAGCCCGGCGCCACTTCACACTTCAGCGTTCAGACCGTCAGACGGGTCAGCTGATGCTGGCGAGCCCCGTGCAGGGCCCTGTCGCTCTGGAGGCAGAGGTGGAAATGAGCGAGCTGGAGAGACGAGTGCAGCTGGGAAGATACATCACCAAAATCACCATGTTTGTGTCCCAGTATGATTTCTGa
- the kif7 gene encoding kinesin-like protein kif7 isoform X2, protein MSPKVPGGQGRGDFSAVQVAVRVRPLLPKEILHCHESCITADPELHQVTLGHDRHFVSDFLFEEACCQEEVYSLSVQPLIDAFFQGFNATVFAYGQTGSGKTYTIGEANISSFRDEEQGIIPRAVADVFRLLDENDLADFSVRVSYLEVYKEEFKDLLEVETASKDIHIREDKGNIVLCGVKECEVEGLDEVLSLLESGNTARHTGATQMNPNSSRSHTIFSLYMDQRRGSSRLNGTAANSGPQMLSSKFHFVDLAGSERILRTGNTGERLKESIQINSGLLALGNVIGALGDPKRKGSHIPYRDSKITRILKDSLGGNSKTLMIACISPSSSDFDESLNTLNYAMRARNIQNKATVNSKREPDRMEGLEQQIKALRRALENRQRSETRIIAHADPNRRPRLGEGEISRLYAQSAHYRTCTDTAYRLLRELQSEGSLSAEQCLRVKEWLCSVEEERSGLTTASGPDSGIENSSTFALRRGRPSIRNVDAEAVEERWNHESEREDVIAHLQAQIQQLEKENTDFLAALEDAMEQYKQQSDKLQEQQDQISDLQCQLSALGTMGLGLNMRLRPHTAPMGSMQHGQNGGTCRQVSPVGHTGHGFDQNGAVYVDLETPGGAEMYYKEKEGTHPRFFQEKSQTVNVTWTKRDMHLGVAALDKGTTLQQSESDLHPCLARKASNSSSGESLRSFEGVSEWGLLQAQQKIRELSVTIRMKEELIKELVKTGKEAQALNKQYSHKITALEGEAVQARQELQEAQRQLQDLERQEKEISATDKTRAQECRRKIAAAQSKVQVLSQRQRDTARLANLPVQSERRVLELERSVQSMKQQQEQLQRRLREESQQKRRLETEMQRRTHRVKELEIKNEQQQKILRIKTEEIAAFQRQRRSGSNGSVISLEEQQKIEEQKRWLDEEMERVLDQRRGLEDLEGELTKREQILAKKEALLQERSGLETKRLLSSQALSKDLVMLTGRIESLEQELSERNGLLRSSSAQDSQHIRQEISNLRQEKDSLLKQRVELDDKLRKGNLLSPEEERTLFQLDEAIEALDAAIEYKNEAITQRQRQLRASASMLSQWEMNLMAKLSYLSASETRALLCKYFDKVVSLREEERKLQLALTELEMHLEEQQRQVQWLENALDRTQLDTDRRLTQQQREHERSMQLLLQQCREQMDEGLAGRQRQFEGLIHNLSKELNHHRTANLELNNKLRELCPPKEHPRVFPSDVKHANIGSMEKLNRCSVDSSAGRGAGLHDKPTRSKDEVRELVNTPLPSTWRRSSLPTEEPVVMEELWLQVSGDSLTHRVVPTGTGSWTGPTSFPVVKSRRESRRSSLIIGPLTSNNSLIDVRKNPV, encoded by the exons ATGTCTCCTAAGGTGCCTGGTGGTCAGGGCAGAGGGGACTTCTCAGCAGTCCAAGTAGCTGTTCGAGTGCGTCCCCTTCTCCCCAAAGAGATCCTACACTGCCACGAGAGTTGCATCACCGCGGACCCTGAACTTCATCAAGTGACTTTGGGCCACGATCGACACTTTGTTTCTGATTTTCTATTTGAAGAAGCTTGCTGTCAGGAGGAGGTTTATTCTCTGTCCGTCCAACCGCTCATAGATGCTTTCTTCCAAGGCTTCAATGCCACTGTCTTTGCCTATGGACAAACAGGCTCAGGCAAGACTTACACCATTGGAGAAGCTAATATTA GTTCCttcagagacgaggagcagggtaTCATCCCTAGAGCTGTGGCAGATGTCTTCAGACTGCTGGATGAAAACGACCTTGCAGACTTCTCTGTTCGAGTCTCCTATTTGGAGGTGTATAAGGAGGAATTTAAAGATTTACTGGAGGTTGAGACCGCTAGCAAGGACATCCACATTCGTGAGGACAAAGGCAACATCG TTTTGTGCGGTGTAAAGGAGTGCGAAGTAGAAGGTCTTGATGAGGTGTTGAGTCTGCTTGAGTCAGGAAACACTGCTAGACACACCGGTGCAACACAGATGAATCCGAATTCCAGCCGGTCTCACACTATTTTCAGCTTGTACATGGATCAGCGTCGTGGGAGCTCGCGTTTAAATGGGACTGCTGCGAACTCCGGACCACAAATGTTGTCTTCAAAGTTTCACTTTGTGGATTTGGCTGGGTCGGAGCGCATCTTACGGACGGGTAACACTGGAGAGAGATTGAAGGAAAGTATCCAGATCAACAGCGGCCTTCTGGCTCTAGGAAATGTTATCGGTGCTCTGGGGGATCCTAAGAGAAAAGGCTCTCATATACCATACAGAGACTCTAAAATCACTCG GATACTGAAAGACTCTTTGGGAGGGAATTCAAAAACACTGATGATTGCCTGCATCAGCCCTTCATCCTCGGACTTTGATGAGAGTCTGAATACACTAAACTATGCGATGAGGGCTAGAAACATTCAAAACAAAGCTACTGTCAACTCTAAGCGTGAACCTGATCGCATGGAAGGACTGGAGCAGCAGATCAAGGCTCTTCGCAGGGCCCTGGAGAACCGTCAGCGCTCAGAGACTCGCATCATCGCTCACGCTGACCCAAACAGGAGACCCCGACTTGGGGAAGGAGAAATCAGCAGGCTGTATGCACAGAGCGCACACTACAGGACCTGCACTGACACGGCTTACAG GTTGCTGCGGGAGCTGCAGAGTGAAGGCTCTTTGAGTGCAGAACAGTGTCTAAGAGTAAAAGAGTGGCTGTGCTCGGTTGAAGAGGAGCGGAGCGGGCTCACGACCGCCTCCGGACCAGACAGTGGTATCGAGAACAGTTCCACCTTTGCACTGAGAAGAGGCAGGCCTTCCATAAGGAATGTG GATGCAGAAGCTGTGGAGGAGAGGTGGAACCATGAGAGTGAGAGAGAAGACGTTATCGCTCATCTTCAGGCTCAGATCCAGCAGCTGGAAAAAGAGAATACCGACTTTTTAGCAGCTCTGGAGGACGCTATGGAGCAGTACAAGCAACAG AGTGATAAACTGCaggaacagcaggaccagatatCAGATCTACAGTGTCAGCTCTCTGCACTTGGGACGATGGGCCTCGGGTTAAACATGAGGTTACGACCTCACACCGCCCCGATGGGCTCCATGCAGCATGGTCAGAATGGAGGAACATGCAGACAG GTCAGTCCAGTGGGTCATACAGGCCATGGGTTTGATCAGAATGGGGCGGTTTATGTGGACCTGGAGACCCCCGGAGGTGCAGAGATGTACTACAAGGAAAAAGAAGGAACTCACCCACGCTTCTTTCAGGAGAAATCCCA AACGGTGAACGTGACCTGGACCAAGCGGGACATGCATTTAGGTGTAGCGGCTCTTGACAAAGGGACGACGCTTCAGCAGTCCGAGTCAGATCTGCACCCTTGTTTAGCCAGAAAAGCAT CCAACTCCAGTAGTGGAGAGAGCCTGAGAAGCTTTGAGGGTGTTTCAGAGTGGGGACTTCTGCAGGCACAGCAGAAGATCAGGGAGCTCTCAGTCACCATCCGCATGAAAGAAGAACTCATCAAGGAGCTGGTCAAAACAG GTAAGGAAGCCCAGGCCCTGAATAAGCAGTACAGCCATAAGATCACAGCTCTGGAGGGTGAAGCTGTGCAAGCCCGGCAGGAGCTGCAGGAGgcccagcggcagctgcaggatctGGAGAGGCAAGAGAAGGAAATAAGTGCAACCGACAAGACCAGGGCACAGGAATGTCGCAGGAAGATAGCTGCTGCTCAGAGCAAAGTTCAG GTTTTAAGTCAGCGCCAGAGGGATACAGCTCGTCTGGCAAACCTACCTGTTCAGAGTGAACGTCGTGTGTTGGAGCTGGAGAGGAGTGTCCAGTCcatgaagcagcagcaggagcagctgcaGCGACGCCTGCGAGAGGAGAGTCAGCAGAAACGGCGCCTGGAGACCGAAATGCAAAGAAGAACTCACAGAGTCAAG GAACTTGAGATAAAGAATGAGCAGCAACAGAAAATCCTGAGGATAAAAACGGAGGAGattgcagccttccagagacagaGGCGCAGTGGCAGTAACGGCTCGGTCATCTCGTTAGAGGAGCAGCAG AAGATTGAGGAGCAGAAGCGCTGGTTGGATGAAGAGATGGAGCGTGTTCTAGACCAGAGAAGAGGACTGGAAGATCTGGAAGGGGAGCTGACTAAACGAGAGCAAATCCTGGCCAAGAAGGAAGCCTTGCTACAGGAACGCAGCGGGCTGGAGACCAAACGGCTCCTCTCCAGTCAG GCTCTAAGCAAAGATCTGGTGATGCTCACTGGGCGGATTGAGTCACTTGAGCAGGAGCTGAGCGAAAGGAACGGCTTACTTCGCAGCAGCAGCGCTCAAGATTCCCAACACATCCGGCAAGAGATCTCCAACCTGCGGCAGGAGAAGGATTCCCTGCTGAAGCAGCGTGTTGAGCTGGATGATAAACTACGGAAAGGAAACTTGCTCTCACCTGAG GAGGAGAGAACTCTTTTCCAGTTGGACGAGGCGATCGAGGCTTTGGATGCCGCTATAGAGTACAAGAACGAGGCCATCACTCAGAGACAGAGACAGCTCAGGGCTTCTGCCAGCATGCTCTCCCAGTGGGAAATGAACCTCATGGCTAAGCTCAGCTACCTGTCTGCCTCTGAGACCAGAGCTCTGCTGTGCAAGTACTTTGACAAG GTGGTGTCTCTGCGTGAGGAGGAGCGTAAGCTGCAGCTTGCACTGACCGAGCTGGAAATGcatctggaggagcagcaaagGCAGGTGCAGTGGCTGGAAAACGCCCTCGATCGCACACAACTCGACACGGACCGCCGGCTCACGCAGCAGCAGAGGGAACACGAGAGGAGCatgcagctgctgctgcagcagtgTCGAG AACAAATGGATGAGGGCCTGGCAGGAAGGCAGCGGCAGTTTGAGGGATTGATCCACAACCTCAGTAAGGAGCTAAACCATCACAGGACCGCTAATCTGGAGCTCAACAACAAACTGAGAGAGCTCTGTCCACCAAAGGAGCATCCCAGAG TCTTTCCTTCTGATGTTAAACATGCAAATATTGGCAGCATGGAGAAGCTGAACCGCTGCTCTGTGGACAGCTCAGCAGGTCGAGGGGCGGGGCTTCACGACAAACCaaccaggtccaaagatgaggtgAGGGAACTGGTAAACACCCCGCTCCCATCCACATGGAGGCGCTCTTCCCTTCCTACAGAGGAACCTGTAGTGATGGAGGAACTGTGGCTTCAGGTGTCAGGAGATTCTCTGACTCACCGTGTGGTTCCGACTGGTACGGGGTCCTGGACTGGGCCCACATCATTTCCTGTGGTGAAATCTCGCAGAGAGTCTCGGCGCTCCAGCCTCATCATCGGACCACTGACCTCAAACAATTCATTAATTGATGTACGTAAGAATCCTGTCTGA
- the kif7 gene encoding kinesin-like protein kif7 isoform X1, translating into MSPKVPGGQGRGDFSAVQVAVRVRPLLPKEILHCHESCITADPELHQVTLGHDRHFVSDFLFEEACCQEEVYSLSVQPLIDAFFQGFNATVFAYGQTGSGKTYTIGEANISSFRDEEQGIIPRAVADVFRLLDENDLADFSVRVSYLEVYKEEFKDLLEVETASKDIHIREDKGNIVLCGVKECEVEGLDEVLSLLESGNTARHTGATQMNPNSSRSHTIFSLYMDQRRGSSRLNGTAANSGPQMLSSKFHFVDLAGSERILRTGNTGERLKESIQINSGLLALGNVIGALGDPKRKGSHIPYRDSKITRILKDSLGGNSKTLMIACISPSSSDFDESLNTLNYAMRARNIQNKATVNSKREPDRMEGLEQQIKALRRALENRQRSETRIIAHADPNRRPRLGEGEISRLYAQSAHYRTCTDTAYRLLRELQSEGSLSAEQCLRVKEWLCSVEEERSGLTTASGPDSGIENSSTFALRRGRPSIRNVDAEAVEERWNHESEREDVIAHLQAQIQQLEKENTDFLAALEDAMEQYKQQSDKLQEQQDQISDLQCQLSALGTMGLGLNMRLRPHTAPMGSMQHGQNGGTCRQVSPVGHTGHGFDQNGAVYVDLETPGGAEMYYKEKEGTHPRFFQEKSQTVNVTWTKRDMHLGVAALDKGTTLQQSESDLHPCLARKACKSYGCFDNYFEGFYNIVKGYWESYRDGSCDGKSTDFMCPPSNFYEANSSSGESLRSFEGVSEWGLLQAQQKIRELSVTIRMKEELIKELVKTGKEAQALNKQYSHKITALEGEAVQARQELQEAQRQLQDLERQEKEISATDKTRAQECRRKIAAAQSKVQVLSQRQRDTARLANLPVQSERRVLELERSVQSMKQQQEQLQRRLREESQQKRRLETEMQRRTHRVKELEIKNEQQQKILRIKTEEIAAFQRQRRSGSNGSVISLEEQQKIEEQKRWLDEEMERVLDQRRGLEDLEGELTKREQILAKKEALLQERSGLETKRLLSSQALSKDLVMLTGRIESLEQELSERNGLLRSSSAQDSQHIRQEISNLRQEKDSLLKQRVELDDKLRKGNLLSPEEERTLFQLDEAIEALDAAIEYKNEAITQRQRQLRASASMLSQWEMNLMAKLSYLSASETRALLCKYFDKVVSLREEERKLQLALTELEMHLEEQQRQVQWLENALDRTQLDTDRRLTQQQREHERSMQLLLQQCREQMDEGLAGRQRQFEGLIHNLSKELNHHRTANLELNNKLRELCPPKEHPRVFPSDVKHANIGSMEKLNRCSVDSSAGRGAGLHDKPTRSKDEVRELVNTPLPSTWRRSSLPTEEPVVMEELWLQVSGDSLTHRVVPTGTGSWTGPTSFPVVKSRRESRRSSLIIGPLTSNNSLIDVRKNPV; encoded by the exons ATGTCTCCTAAGGTGCCTGGTGGTCAGGGCAGAGGGGACTTCTCAGCAGTCCAAGTAGCTGTTCGAGTGCGTCCCCTTCTCCCCAAAGAGATCCTACACTGCCACGAGAGTTGCATCACCGCGGACCCTGAACTTCATCAAGTGACTTTGGGCCACGATCGACACTTTGTTTCTGATTTTCTATTTGAAGAAGCTTGCTGTCAGGAGGAGGTTTATTCTCTGTCCGTCCAACCGCTCATAGATGCTTTCTTCCAAGGCTTCAATGCCACTGTCTTTGCCTATGGACAAACAGGCTCAGGCAAGACTTACACCATTGGAGAAGCTAATATTA GTTCCttcagagacgaggagcagggtaTCATCCCTAGAGCTGTGGCAGATGTCTTCAGACTGCTGGATGAAAACGACCTTGCAGACTTCTCTGTTCGAGTCTCCTATTTGGAGGTGTATAAGGAGGAATTTAAAGATTTACTGGAGGTTGAGACCGCTAGCAAGGACATCCACATTCGTGAGGACAAAGGCAACATCG TTTTGTGCGGTGTAAAGGAGTGCGAAGTAGAAGGTCTTGATGAGGTGTTGAGTCTGCTTGAGTCAGGAAACACTGCTAGACACACCGGTGCAACACAGATGAATCCGAATTCCAGCCGGTCTCACACTATTTTCAGCTTGTACATGGATCAGCGTCGTGGGAGCTCGCGTTTAAATGGGACTGCTGCGAACTCCGGACCACAAATGTTGTCTTCAAAGTTTCACTTTGTGGATTTGGCTGGGTCGGAGCGCATCTTACGGACGGGTAACACTGGAGAGAGATTGAAGGAAAGTATCCAGATCAACAGCGGCCTTCTGGCTCTAGGAAATGTTATCGGTGCTCTGGGGGATCCTAAGAGAAAAGGCTCTCATATACCATACAGAGACTCTAAAATCACTCG GATACTGAAAGACTCTTTGGGAGGGAATTCAAAAACACTGATGATTGCCTGCATCAGCCCTTCATCCTCGGACTTTGATGAGAGTCTGAATACACTAAACTATGCGATGAGGGCTAGAAACATTCAAAACAAAGCTACTGTCAACTCTAAGCGTGAACCTGATCGCATGGAAGGACTGGAGCAGCAGATCAAGGCTCTTCGCAGGGCCCTGGAGAACCGTCAGCGCTCAGAGACTCGCATCATCGCTCACGCTGACCCAAACAGGAGACCCCGACTTGGGGAAGGAGAAATCAGCAGGCTGTATGCACAGAGCGCACACTACAGGACCTGCACTGACACGGCTTACAG GTTGCTGCGGGAGCTGCAGAGTGAAGGCTCTTTGAGTGCAGAACAGTGTCTAAGAGTAAAAGAGTGGCTGTGCTCGGTTGAAGAGGAGCGGAGCGGGCTCACGACCGCCTCCGGACCAGACAGTGGTATCGAGAACAGTTCCACCTTTGCACTGAGAAGAGGCAGGCCTTCCATAAGGAATGTG GATGCAGAAGCTGTGGAGGAGAGGTGGAACCATGAGAGTGAGAGAGAAGACGTTATCGCTCATCTTCAGGCTCAGATCCAGCAGCTGGAAAAAGAGAATACCGACTTTTTAGCAGCTCTGGAGGACGCTATGGAGCAGTACAAGCAACAG AGTGATAAACTGCaggaacagcaggaccagatatCAGATCTACAGTGTCAGCTCTCTGCACTTGGGACGATGGGCCTCGGGTTAAACATGAGGTTACGACCTCACACCGCCCCGATGGGCTCCATGCAGCATGGTCAGAATGGAGGAACATGCAGACAG GTCAGTCCAGTGGGTCATACAGGCCATGGGTTTGATCAGAATGGGGCGGTTTATGTGGACCTGGAGACCCCCGGAGGTGCAGAGATGTACTACAAGGAAAAAGAAGGAACTCACCCACGCTTCTTTCAGGAGAAATCCCA AACGGTGAACGTGACCTGGACCAAGCGGGACATGCATTTAGGTGTAGCGGCTCTTGACAAAGGGACGACGCTTCAGCAGTCCGAGTCAGATCTGCACCCTTGTTTAGCCAGAAAAGCATGTAAGTCTTACGGGTGTTTTGATAATTATTTTGAAGGATTTTACAACATTGTGAAAGGGTACTGGGAGAGTTACAGAGATGGATCATGTGATGGCAAAAGTACTGACTTCATGTGTCCTCCTTCGAACTTCTATGAAGCCAACTCCAGTAGTGGAGAGAGCCTGAGAAGCTTTGAGGGTGTTTCAGAGTGGGGACTTCTGCAGGCACAGCAGAAGATCAGGGAGCTCTCAGTCACCATCCGCATGAAAGAAGAACTCATCAAGGAGCTGGTCAAAACAG GTAAGGAAGCCCAGGCCCTGAATAAGCAGTACAGCCATAAGATCACAGCTCTGGAGGGTGAAGCTGTGCAAGCCCGGCAGGAGCTGCAGGAGgcccagcggcagctgcaggatctGGAGAGGCAAGAGAAGGAAATAAGTGCAACCGACAAGACCAGGGCACAGGAATGTCGCAGGAAGATAGCTGCTGCTCAGAGCAAAGTTCAG GTTTTAAGTCAGCGCCAGAGGGATACAGCTCGTCTGGCAAACCTACCTGTTCAGAGTGAACGTCGTGTGTTGGAGCTGGAGAGGAGTGTCCAGTCcatgaagcagcagcaggagcagctgcaGCGACGCCTGCGAGAGGAGAGTCAGCAGAAACGGCGCCTGGAGACCGAAATGCAAAGAAGAACTCACAGAGTCAAG GAACTTGAGATAAAGAATGAGCAGCAACAGAAAATCCTGAGGATAAAAACGGAGGAGattgcagccttccagagacagaGGCGCAGTGGCAGTAACGGCTCGGTCATCTCGTTAGAGGAGCAGCAG AAGATTGAGGAGCAGAAGCGCTGGTTGGATGAAGAGATGGAGCGTGTTCTAGACCAGAGAAGAGGACTGGAAGATCTGGAAGGGGAGCTGACTAAACGAGAGCAAATCCTGGCCAAGAAGGAAGCCTTGCTACAGGAACGCAGCGGGCTGGAGACCAAACGGCTCCTCTCCAGTCAG GCTCTAAGCAAAGATCTGGTGATGCTCACTGGGCGGATTGAGTCACTTGAGCAGGAGCTGAGCGAAAGGAACGGCTTACTTCGCAGCAGCAGCGCTCAAGATTCCCAACACATCCGGCAAGAGATCTCCAACCTGCGGCAGGAGAAGGATTCCCTGCTGAAGCAGCGTGTTGAGCTGGATGATAAACTACGGAAAGGAAACTTGCTCTCACCTGAG GAGGAGAGAACTCTTTTCCAGTTGGACGAGGCGATCGAGGCTTTGGATGCCGCTATAGAGTACAAGAACGAGGCCATCACTCAGAGACAGAGACAGCTCAGGGCTTCTGCCAGCATGCTCTCCCAGTGGGAAATGAACCTCATGGCTAAGCTCAGCTACCTGTCTGCCTCTGAGACCAGAGCTCTGCTGTGCAAGTACTTTGACAAG GTGGTGTCTCTGCGTGAGGAGGAGCGTAAGCTGCAGCTTGCACTGACCGAGCTGGAAATGcatctggaggagcagcaaagGCAGGTGCAGTGGCTGGAAAACGCCCTCGATCGCACACAACTCGACACGGACCGCCGGCTCACGCAGCAGCAGAGGGAACACGAGAGGAGCatgcagctgctgctgcagcagtgTCGAG AACAAATGGATGAGGGCCTGGCAGGAAGGCAGCGGCAGTTTGAGGGATTGATCCACAACCTCAGTAAGGAGCTAAACCATCACAGGACCGCTAATCTGGAGCTCAACAACAAACTGAGAGAGCTCTGTCCACCAAAGGAGCATCCCAGAG TCTTTCCTTCTGATGTTAAACATGCAAATATTGGCAGCATGGAGAAGCTGAACCGCTGCTCTGTGGACAGCTCAGCAGGTCGAGGGGCGGGGCTTCACGACAAACCaaccaggtccaaagatgaggtgAGGGAACTGGTAAACACCCCGCTCCCATCCACATGGAGGCGCTCTTCCCTTCCTACAGAGGAACCTGTAGTGATGGAGGAACTGTGGCTTCAGGTGTCAGGAGATTCTCTGACTCACCGTGTGGTTCCGACTGGTACGGGGTCCTGGACTGGGCCCACATCATTTCCTGTGGTGAAATCTCGCAGAGAGTCTCGGCGCTCCAGCCTCATCATCGGACCACTGACCTCAAACAATTCATTAATTGATGTACGTAAGAATCCTGTCTGA